Proteins encoded by one window of Sorex araneus isolate mSorAra2 chromosome 3, mSorAra2.pri, whole genome shotgun sequence:
- the LOC101539254 gene encoding olfactory receptor 11G2-like, whose amino-acid sequence MSFSSIKHMKISNNSNIITDFILLGFPCSKEGQILLFLLFLTIYFLTLMGNGAIICAVRWDQRLHTPMYILLANFSFLEIWYVTSTVPNMLANFLSDTKVISFSGCFLQFYFFFSLGSTECFFLAIMAFDRYLAICRPLHYPTIMTRRLCTNLVIGCWVFGFLWFLVPIILISQVSFCGSRIIDHFLCDPGPLLALTCKKAPIIELVFSTLSPLPLIIPFLFIMGSYALVLRAVFKVPSAAGRKKAFSTCGSHLAVVSLFYGSVLVMYGSPTSEHDAGTQKIVTLFYSVVTPLLNPVIYSLRNKDMKKALQKFLGI is encoded by the exons ATGTCTTTCTCTT CTATCAAACACATGAAAATCTCCAATAATTCCAATATCATCACTGACTTCATCCTCCTGGGCTTCCCTTGCTCCAAGGAGGGACAAATCCTCCTCTTTCTGCTCTTCTTAACCATCTACTTCCTGACCCTCATGGGCAATGGTGCCATCATCTGCGCTGTACGCTGGGATCAGAgactccacacccccatgtacatCCTGCTTGCCAACTTCTCCTTCCTGGAGATCTGGTATGTCACCTCCACTGTCCCCAACATGTTGGCCAACTTCCTCTCTGACACCAAGGTCATCTCCTTCTCTGGCTGCTTTCtccaattttactttttcttctccttggGTTCTACAGAATGCTTTTTCCTGGCTATTATGGCATTTGACCGATACCTTGCCATCTGCCGGCCTCTGCACTACCCGACCATCATGACAAGACGCCTCTGCACCAATCTTGTGATTGGCTGCTGGGTATTTGGTTTCCTCTGGTTCCTGGTTCCCATCATCCTCATCTCCCAAGTGTCTTTCTGTGGATCCAGGATTATTGACCACTTCCTCTGTGACCCAGGTCCACTTTTAGCACTCACTTGCAAAAAAGCTCCTATAATAGAACTAGTTTTCTCCACTTTAAGTCCTCTACCCCTCATCATTCCCTTTCTCTTCATCATGGGGTCCTACGCTCTGGTTCTAAGAGCCGTATTCAAAGTACCTTCAGCAGCTGGGAGAAAAAAGGCTTTCTCTACTTGTGGTTCTCATCTGGCAGTGGTTTCACTGTTTTATGGCTCAGTACTGGTCATGTATGGGAGCCCCACATCTGAGCATGATGCAGGAACCCAGAAGATAGTAACTCTGTTCTATTCTGTTGTGACCCCACTCCTTAACCCTGTAATCTATAGTCTTAGGAATAAAGATATGAAAAAGGCCCTACAGAAATTTCTGGGAATATAA